In Glycine max cultivar Williams 82 chromosome 10, Glycine_max_v4.0, whole genome shotgun sequence, the DNA window atttaaatttatataatacgCATAGCGGCATAGGAAATTAGAAATAGCCTTGGCAAAATTTCATCacccaaaacaaaaagaaaattgctTGTTGGTACGAAATATTTGTGTTTTCGTGTGAATTGTTTCGTTAGCATTacccaaaaaaaagaagagatggGGCATTCCGAGAATTGAACTCGGGACCTCTCGCACCCTAAGCGAGAATCATACCACTAGACCAAATGCCCATTCATGTTATctctttaaatataaaatgtttaataaGGTGGTCAACACTCCATAGCACTATCCCAGTTACACACATATTTAATGTCTTTATTGAGAActttaatattgattttacaGAGTTAAACCTTGAATGTttaccattttaaaaaataattttctgcttaaattattttttgtaccataaatacatttctattttttaaaatttatctttaaaacaGTAGAATATAATACTTTAACCAAAGGTTTTAATATATTAGTGGAtcagtgcttttttttttttgaaattttcagtTAAGTCTattttctacaatttttttaatatattagtgTATAGCAgttttctcaattaaaaatcctcaaaacattaagaaaaattctcaaaatagtttatGAACCTACtattgaatcctaacattaaaatattataaaattgtatttacTTAGTACTTTTTTACTGATGTGAAAAATTTATTCCTCGGACCAAAGCGAAAATTTCGTCCTTGGTAATCACTTCAGTCTTCAGTTGAGACGTTCGATTGATAACGGTGTTATATCCACGAAAAAAATGGTTATCGAAATTGTGCGCGCTAAATTTAGATTAATGTGACATCATCATAGTTAGGTGAAAACTTGGTCACAGGCTAATGTTGGATATTTTGGGCACAAGCGGATTTTCCTGGACGTCCATAGTGTAATGATACTATGCAGAAGATtgttcataaaatataaataatgtttgTCAAAAGTAAATATGACCGGTATCAGTTCAGGTCTTTCGCAGGATTTAACCTAAGCTTGATGAAAATTTCTTCTAGGCCAATGAAAAGCTAAAGCCAAACTTGCAAATGAAAATTGGTACAATCAATTTCAGGAACCCAAGCCACCTAGGTGCTGCACACTGTCCTTTCACCCAGGTGAAAAATCTTACTACCAacagaagtatttttttaataattattgtaattcaAGAAATGCATCTCCATATTTCATTATTGTTTGACATACCATATAATTAATTGGTAAGACACAAGTAATTATTTCTTAAGTATTTTACGAATGAACTTTTTGAAAGATAGCATATGCTTCAAGAGGACAAAGGAACTTCAACTTTcttaagtattttaatatagCCAGGGGAAATATTATTTCCTAACAACTTAATCACATAaatgaaaacacaatcaatataaaaagttataacaGTATCAAAATGCATAATTTGAAATCAAGGCATCAATGCACTTTATGTTGTTGATTCAACATGCAATGCTTTTAGGGAATTCAGATCCAATAATACAtgatatgaaattatgattttttcccCAAATCTACAATACAACTACATTTATCACTAATAAAACTcagattaaaaacaaattaattgcaTAATAGAACCTATCATGAACAAGTCATGTAAAAAAAGTTCTAGTAATTGGCACTTCAATATAAATCTTTCATCTAGGACCAAAAacataactaataaaaaatttcttgcaTTCAAGTGCTGGACATGCTACATACCAATGATTACTCTATATATGATCACAAATGGAGAGTCCTCATTTGATGAACAGCTGGTAGGGAGAGCACAAATAGCTCTAGTCATAAGACTCCAATGGAGATAGAATTATGCAGAGTGAACTGCATAACACaaataaaataggaaagaataTTGATTAGTAGAAAATTCAATGAATGTTTGATCCCAGCAAGTACTATGCTTTCTGTCTGAGTTCTGGTTGGAAATAGCAAAGAAAAGGCAACAAAACTTTATTGAACAAGTATTGTATTAGTGTAAAAAGTCAATTTGGGGCGGTTGGAAAATCTGCCGAATGGTTGAATGAGGCTGCCTTGTACTTCAATTGTAGCTTGCTAGCTGTACCGTTTACCTATTTGGGTATCCCCACCAAGGCAAACCCAAAAAACTGTGTGACTTGGGAACCCATAGTTAAAAAATGTGAGAGTAGATTAGCTAAGTGGAAACAAAGCCATTATCTTTTGGGGGCAGGGTGACTTTGATAAAGTCAACCACAAATTCAATTcctatctattttatttcttttttcaggaTTCCAAAGAAGGTGGTACACAAGCTAATCACAATACAAAGAAGATTCTTATGGGGTGGAGACATGGATAACCACAAAATTGCTTGGGTTAGCTGGGAGACAGTATgcctatcaaaagaaaaaggaggcCTGGGAATTAGAGACTTGACCAAATTCAATCAGGCTCTCCTAGGAAAGTGGAAGTGGGATCTATTTCACCATCAGGGAGAACTCTGGGCTAGAGTGTTGGACTCCAAATATGGAGGTTGGCGGAGCTTGGATGGCAACAATACACCTCAAGCAGTCTCCAAATGATGGTACGACCTGAAAAAGGTGCGTCATAATTCAGGGGAGGAAAGCTGGTTCCAACAGGGCATAAGATGGAATGTAGGGTCTGGTTCAAAAGCTAGATTTTGGGAAGATGGATGGACAACTGATGGGATCCCTTTAAAGGCAAAGTATCCTAGACTGTACCTGAACTCCAAACAACAAAAGCAATACATTTCGCAGATGGGAGACAATTCAGAAGGGAAATGGGAATGGTGTCTGCAGTGGAGGAGGCTATTGTTCGAGACTGAAATAAGTATGGGGACTGATTTTCTGGAGGAAATACAAGCTATTAATATAAATCTCCAACAATTGGATAAATGGGTATGGACAAATGATACCACTGGAAAATACACAGTTAGAAGTGCATACCAATTATTGGACAAGAACTCAAAAGATGATAACACAGAAGGAATTTTTCATGCCATATGGAAGCTAAAAATACCAAACAAGGTAGCATTTTTTGTCTGGAGATTAATGAGAAACAGACTGCCCACTAAATTGAACTTGACTCGAAGAAATATCGACATCAATGATACACTCAGCCCATTCTGTACAGAAAAGGAGGAGGATGCAGGACATTTGTTTTTCAGCTGTCACAGAATTAGGCAGATATGGTGGGAATCCTTGTCTTGGATCAACATGGTGGGACCTTTTTTGCAACACCCAAGGCAGAATTTCATGCAGCACTCGTTCTGCAATACACATCTTGGTATCAAGTCACAGAGATGGTCAATTTGGTGGGTGGCACTAACTTGGAGTATATGGAACCATAGAAACAGAATCGTATTTTCAAATGATAGCCCCAACACCAGTAAGATACTGGATGATGCCATTTTCTTTTGCTGGGGCTGGTTAAGGAACCTAGAAAATGGATTCGACAATCCTTTCCATCAATGGTCAAGTCATATCAGAGAAGGGTTTTGTAATTAGTGGAAAATAGCTCCACAGATAGGGGTCACCAATATATACTTAGAGTTTTGGTTCTTTAATCCATCATgattagttttgtattagggaaccaAACCTCCACATGGGACACTTCATTGGTGATTGTAAAAATCACAGTACGACTTGTACTGAAACTtatctaatatataatattatttttgcggataaaaaaaaattgtattagtgTAAAATccaataatcaatataaaataacataccaGTTCAACCAGGTCAGTGATTACCCTCAGGTGCTTGAGCACTCGTATTGTAGTTATCATAACTTCCAGATGAAGGTGCcggaggattggcttgatacATTGCTGATGATACCATAGAGGGAGCACCATTGGAAGCTGGTGTAGCAGTGCTTCCAGGAACCGTTGGAGGGGGAGCTAATGAAGGGGGCCTTGGTATGGTATTTAGTTGACCTGGAACCTGGGGAGCACCAGGTGGAGGTAACATCGGAGGCATGGTATGTGCAGAAACATATCCTGTGAACTCCAATTGAAAACCGCTTACATCAGATATTGTGTAATAAAAAGAACTGGTATATAATGCTTGAACTTGGCTACCAATTTTTCAGAACTTTCAGCATTAGATAGAAGTTGcactaaagaaacaaacagatAGGTTTTCTAgtccaaaaattattatttttatttatttatttataatagtgTTTTCTAATACAGTAAGGCCAAAGAAAGAAGTACCAtatatttaaaaggaaatttaaataacaaggCAATTGCAATAAcagaaaccaaaaataatttgttgttaGCCCTTGGGATATGCATAATGAGAGtcattgttaagagaataaatcAAAGAACCACAAGTCCGCATGTAAAATGCGAAGACATGAATATGACAGAAAAAGCCAGATTTAATATTTCAACAAGAAAAGATggcaattttatgaaaatcacAAAAGAAATGGGCAAAATCAAATTCACCTGGTGCACCAGGAGGTCTAGGAAAGACAGGTGGTCTCATCCCTTGCATTAGTGGTTGGCCTCCAGGTATTTGTGCATTTCCAGGAATAGGCAATCTTGGTGGTGGCAATACAGGAGGAAGGTTAGGCCTCTGAACCATTAGATGATTATAAGCCACACCAACTTGCTGAAATGCAGCAGCTTGCCCAAGATGTTCTTTGATCCTTTGATCAATTAAACTTTGTGTTTGTTGTTCTTCAAATTGCTGGTAGTAAGTCCTCACATTTGCCTGAAAGCATGAACATATATTAAATGTCATGAATATGCTGTACAATGTAGTGCATTTATTTCACGAAATGAGAAACATTCACGGTACCTTGTGTTTGTAACCTGCATTGTGCTGCTTTCTAACAGATGGCTGCAATAGCACACAAACAACATTAGCAACGTATTGATGCCCAGTGTGGCTAACAAACCTTAATGATAACCACCCGTTAAGTACACTTTCGGTTCCTCTACTGTTTATTTACTTGCAATTTGGTCCtccaataattttatcaaagttAATCCCCCAATATTTTTCAATTGCCACGATAAAATCCTTTCcatcaattttcctttacctaAAACCTTATAATCCTCATTTTTCTACTTAAAATCTCCACAAATTGAACAGATTAAATCATCTTAAACCCTCTTACACTCAAAACTCactaataaaaacattatttttcacccaaaaaaatcagaaaatcaCAAATTTCCTCTTTCCTTAAAACCCTGGCTTGACTTCCTACAAAATCCTCCAAATTCCTACATTTCGAGAACCTGAACCATTAAAAGCAGTTCTTATCCCAAATTAGTTTCAAACCCCCAATtactcaagtaaaaaaaaaaaaaaaagaggattcGGGGGGTTTCATGTACAAAATTAGAGCCATAACAAAGGGGCCACTAGCCAACTGCACATGAGAATCCCGCAAGAGAAAGGGAACCTTCACATTCAGTTTGCAATTGCACCTACTATTGCTGGGGGGCGGGAATCTTTCTAGCTGGCTTTGAATATGATTGAAACAATAATCTATTTTCAAATGCATTTTACTTGTACAACCAAAAGCTGCAAATTCACTACACTAAACTAACTCAAAGCGAAAGAGCAACGAAACCGGTGAGGGAAACAACTTACAGAATCGTGGGTCAAATAGGTGTCGCAGTAGTCACAGTAGTACCTGTGAtgcaaaatcaaacaaaaaagaaaatgaataccATGGATTCGATGAAAAGTGAAATACAAAGGACTCGAGAATTTCTCAGCAACAAAGCTAATGTACCGAGGCATGGCTGATTCAATGACGATGACGACCGCGACGACTCCCGCCAAAAACCCTAACAGTGGagcaaattattattattattataaaaattgaaagaaagttaaaaccctaaatatgtaaaagaggAGTGATTGACGGACGATAACAACTCGAGGGAAGAAAACGAGAAGAAGCACTTAGTCGTCGATTAAAGCGTGGACGCTGCTGTGCCCAGACTACCCAAGTTTCTGGATTCCATTACAACTTACCAGAGCTAATTATTTATGGGCTTATTTCAtcgtaaattgtttttatttctatttgttgggtaaaaaaatatctttatttacgTAAAACTATTTCACACTAATGACACTTGTACATAAtcttgttttcttaatttttgttcAGTTtcgcattttttatttatttaattctttaaagtaaaggttaaaaatagttaaatatgttttcttcctgtatgtgaaattgaaaaaaaaaatgtgtaaataaattaaagtaatatCTTTTGTATACACGAAAAACAACTTATAATGGCAtgtataaattgataaaataaataaatcatttaagaaaattttaatattttaatttgaccaAAACAATTAAGTCAagctctataattttttttatcagaagaaaaaaaaagtaaaatatattcaGCTTTTGTTACGAGAAACTTTTTATAagcacttataaaaaaaatgagttaggTTACCGTTTAAAAGCTTGCAAGCATatatttttggagaaaaaaaaatataaatggaatGTTTATACTTTCTACTAACAAACTTTCAGTGTATGTTCAAGGGTTCCTAACTTTTGTAAGACAAGTAtacttgaatttttattcaacttaattttttaacacaGGCATCTTTTAAACTCTAACTCGGGTAACATTATGCTTATAATACATTTCAATTACTTCCAACTATTTTtactacttatttttttttaattatttgataaataattttttcataatttctagcatttttaaaaattattaatttttactatttttttaaaacactactttaagtacaaatttttaaaattctaacttctaatttcttattttttaaatttattctctttcaaaaataaattttatagaagttttttttttcaaaatcaaggtGTCTCCGATCTAAGGGGCTAGTACACTCtaaattggttaaaatttattgtaaaaccaagaaagaaaattattaaatatgatgtgaatccaataattttttatagttttcaataaatttcaacctaAGAATGTACTAAACAAAAGTGTGATAGAAAATGTTATATTCTTAACATTAATAATTTGGTGTAACAACTACTTTTCCATCGGAGTGACAGAAAAGCACAATACAATGGTTACACGTAATAACAATTGTCAGCAGCTTCGAGTGAACTGGAGACTTGATTGTGATTAACTGTTTAAACACATCAAATGGCTTGCACAGACTACTATTGTTCCTGGAAGCACTTAATGCCTGTTTTACAGTCAACGCCTTTGGCCATCGGCAAAAAAATTTGCTTTGGGAAAAATTGACAATGCATGCTAACTCGGTAGACAGAACAGAGCCTTAGTTATTCTTCTCATATAGTGCGTTTGCAATGGATTTATGGTCAGAAAAAATCAAGTAGTTATTTATACTTTTTCATGATATCACCATTATTTTGTGAACTAGAATTGATTGTGTTATGATATGGTGATTTGCAGAAAGTGAAGGCATTGACAAGATTTTGTCTTCTGAAAAGGTTAGTAAAAATGTGGTGTTGGCACTAGAGAACTTT includes these proteins:
- the LOC100790892 gene encoding U1 small nuclear ribonucleoprotein C isoform X1; this translates as MPRYISFVAEKFSSPLYFTFHRIHGIHFLFCLILHHRYYCDYCDTYLTHDSPSVRKQHNAGYKHKANVRTYYQQFEEQQTQSLIDQRIKEHLGQAAAFQQVGVAYNHLMVQRPNLPPVLPPPRLPIPGNAQIPGGQPLMQGMRPPVFPRPPGAPGYVSAHTMPPMLPPPGAPQVPGQLNTIPRPPSLAPPPTVPGSTATPASNGAPSMVSSAMYQANPPAPSSGSYDNYNTSAQAPEGNH
- the LOC100790892 gene encoding U1 small nuclear ribonucleoprotein C isoform X2, with the protein product MPRYYCDYCDTYLTHDSPSVRKQHNAGYKHKANVRTYYQQFEEQQTQSLIDQRIKEHLGQAAAFQQVGVAYNHLMVQRPNLPPVLPPPRLPIPGNAQIPGGQPLMQGMRPPVFPRPPGAPGYVSAHTMPPMLPPPGAPQVPGQLNTIPRPPSLAPPPTVPGSTATPASNGAPSMVSSAMYQANPPAPSSGSYDNYNTSAQAPEGNH